In Rhodanobacter humi, the genomic stretch GAAATGGTTCTTCCGTTCCTCTGAAGGACGAGAGGGGCATCCTGGGCCACCGCCGTACCCTTCAGCGACACGCCCAGGAGCAACGCGCAGAGTCCGACGGAGAACAGTTTCTTCATCATGCAATACCCTACCCCGAACATTCGACCGATGCCGTCTTGGAGATTCATCACGTCGTCCCATGCGTAGAACAAGTTGCCGTTCATGCCGTCGGACAACCCTCGTGACAGACCCTCAAACACGGATCCTTCCAATTCATCGTAATCAGGGTGTTCAACCATGCCTGCCGAGTTTTTGACCAGCAGGGCACGGTGATCACCGATCGCCCGTTGCCCAGCCGGCTATTTTTGATCGACGGCGACGACCGCGACCGACCTGGCCGGCAAATCGAAAGTCAACCTGCCACGCTCGCTGCGCCCCGAATAGGCGACCGGATGGATCGTGTTCGGCGCCGCGAACGTGTTGTGGCTGTCCATCTTCGGCCCGGTCAGGATCCGGCCGCTGGCGGTGCCGCTCAGCCCGGTCTCGACATGCGCGGCGCGATCGGGATCGAGATTGACCAGGGCGAGATAGAGCTTGCCGTCGGTGCCGCGCGCGGCCGAGGCATCAACCATCGGCAAGTCGTATTTGCCCTCCACGTAATGGGGGCCGCTGACCGTTGCCGGATAAGGCGTGGCGCCCTGGAACGGCACGTACATGTGGAAGACGTGGTAGGTGGGCGTCAGCAGCATCTTGTCGCCCTCGGTCAGCACCATCGCTTGCAGCACGTTGACCATCTGCGCGATCGCCGCGAGCTTCACCCGGTCGGTATGGCGGAAGAAAATGTCCAGTGTCAGCGCCGCCACTTCGGCGTCGCGCAGCGTGTTCTGCTGGTAGAGGAAGCCGGGATGGCTTCCAGGCTGCGGATCGTACCAGGTGCCCCATTCGTCGACGTAGAGCGCGACCTTCTTGTCGGGATCGTACTTGTCCATGATCGCCGAATGTCTGGCGATCAGCGTGTTCATGTAGCGCGCCTTGCTGAGCGTCGCTGCCCATTCGTCCTTGCTGAAACCGGTCGCGGATCCTTTGTGCTCCCAGGAGGAGCCCGGGAGCGTGTAGTAGTGCAGGCTGATGGCGCCCAGCTGTTTGGCCGCATCGCGCATCAGCGTGTCGGTCCAGGCGTAGTCCGCGTCGCTGGGCCCCGAGGCGACCTTGACGAAGTCGGGAGCGCCCGGCGCCGGATTCACGAACGTGGCGTAGCGTTTGAACAGGTCGGCGGCATAGCCGGCGGTCATGTTGCCGCCGCAGCCCCACAGTTCGTTGCCGTAGCCGACGTACTTCAGGTTGGTCCATGGCTTGTCGCGCCCGTTGGCGCGCCGCTCCTGCGCGAGCGCGGAATCGCCGCCGGCGGTCATGTACTGCACCCACTGCCGTGCATCGTAAGCTGGCAGCGAGCCCAGGTTGATCGAGACATAGGCGGCCGCGCCCAAGGCTTCGGTGTAATCCATGAACTCATTGGTGCCGAAGCTGTTGTCGTCGGTGACGCCGCCCCAGTTGGTGTTGATTCCCTTGGGTCGCTTGGCGGCGGGGCCAATGCCGTCGCGCCAGTCGTAGGTGTCGGCGAAGCAGCCGCCGAGCCAGCGGATCACCGGCACATGGAGCGCTTTCAGCGCATCCATCACGTCGGTGCGATAGCCGTTCCGGTTGGGAACCGACGAATGAGGGCCGACCCAGATGCCGTCGTAGATGCCGCGGCCGAGGTTCTCGGCGAACTGTCCCTCGACCGCCGGTTCGATCACCGGGCCGGGGTGGGCCAGATCGACGGTCAGCCTGACGTGGGTCGGGGCCGGGGTGATCTGTGCGATCGCCGGTGTCGAAAGGACCATGGCTGCAACAGCGGCAACAAGCGTTCGTTTCATTCTTTGATTCCTGTCTCGAGTAGCGATAGCTGGGGCATGACATCCATCTACCGAATCGTTCCGACATCGATCGGCGACGTATACGAGCCTAAATCGACGAGCGAAGCTGTCAGGCGTTTGGTGCCGTCTGGTTCTTTAGGTTTGCTGGCAAACTGATTTGGATTCTCTTGCGCGCCATGCGCGAATAGCCTGAAGCGCTGTCTGGTGGCTGAGTACTTGTTGCGCCAGCCTGCAGGCGTCACTGAACACCGATAGAGATCAACCGACGGAGGTGACGCACCTGTCCGTATGTCACCATTCAGTGCTTCGCGCCGCCCTTGTCGGTGGAGAAGCGATAGACGATTCGGTTGTCGTAGACCTGCCCCGGACGCAACTCCGCTGAACCGAAGTTCGGATGGTTGGGCGTGTCCGGGAAGATCTGCGGCTCGAGCACGAAGGCATCACCTTGGCGATAGGTGTGGCCCGACCGGCCCACGGTGGTGCCGTCGAGGAAGTTGCCCGAATAGAATTGCAAGCCCGGCTGGCGCGAATACAGGCGCAGGATGCGTCCACTGGCGGGGGACTCCACCTGCGCCACAAGACGCGGCTCGGCACTCTTGGTGCGGCTGATCACCCAGTTCATGTCATAACCCTTGCCGATCAGCAATTGACTGGAACGGCCATCGCGGATGTCCTGGCCGATGGCTTTGGCATGGCGGAAATCGAATGGCGTCCCCGCTACCGATTGGAATGTTCCGGTCGGGATTTGCGTCTTGTCCACGGGGGTAATCTGGTCAGCCGGTATCAGCAGTCGCTGGTTCATTACCGTGCCCGAGCCCGCTCCATCGAGATTCCAATAGGTGTGGTTGGAGATATTGACGATGGTCGTCTTGTCGGTGGTGGCGCGGGCATCGATGGTGAGCTGATTTTCTTCGCCCAGGGAGTACGTCACGGTGGCCGTCAGGCGCCCGGGATAGCCTTGGTCACCATCGGGGCTGACAAGACTCAGGGTGACGCTGGCCGTCGGCCCCTGCTTGACTGAAGTGACCTGCCACAAGCGCGTGTCGAAACCCTCGGTTCCGCCGTGCAGGGAATTGGGGCCGTCGTTGATCGTGAGCTGATAATGCTTGCCATCGAGCGTGAACTGGCCCGTGGCGATGCGGTTGGCAAAGCGCCCCACGGTGGCACCGAAAAACTGGCGCTTGGACAAATACCCCGCCATCGTGTTGTAGCCGAGGGCCACGTCCGCCAGGTGACCGTTGCGGTCGGGAGTGACCAGGGACTGGACCCGCGCGCCGTACGCAATCACCGTGACGCTCACACCATGATCGTTTTGCAGCTTGACGGCTTCGACCTTGCGCCCGTCCGGCATCGAGCCAAAGATGGAGCGTGTGGCCGACGTGGCCAGACTGACACCGGGTATCAGCAGTGCGCAGACCAAGGTCGCCATCACACAGCGATGGAAATTCTTCACGAATACGTTCCTCACAAGTGGAATGGCATCGCATCTTGCGTACGTCGCGAGCCGAACGGACGCGACTCGCGAGCGGTCAGACGCCGATGTTGCGCAAGCGCACGCCTGACATCAGTTTGCGTTCGATGTTCTCCAGAGTCACACCCTTGGTCTCCGGCAACAGCAGAAAAACCAGGACGATGAACAGGAAGTTGAGCGCCGCATACACGCAGAACGTCAGCCCGGTGCCGAGCGTGGTCAGCAGGGAGAGGAACGTGGCGCCCACGATGAAATTGCTCACCCAGTTGGTCACGGTCGAGCAGGACACGCCGAAGTCGCGCCCGTTCAGCGGCTGAATCTCCGAGCACAGGATCCAGACCACCGGCGCGGCAGACATCGCATAACTGATCACGAACGCGATGAGCAGCGCGATGGCGATCCCGGCAGAGAATGACGTCCCCAGGCCCACGTTGAACAGCACGCCCATGCCAAGCATGCACGCGCCCATGACGGCGTAACCGATGTATAGCAGCGGCTTGCGACCAACACGATCGACCTGGCTCACGGCGATGAACGTGGCTAGCGCCATCAGCACCCCGATGGCGACCGTGCCCCACATCCGATTGGCCCCGGTCGCTATGCCGGCCAAGCCCAAAATCTTCGGCGCGTAGTACAAGATGACGTTGGCGCCGGTGAACTGCTGCATGAATTGCAACAGCATGCCCAGCAGGGTTGAGCGGCGAAAATTGCCGTTTTTCAGGAACAACCTGAAACCGTTGCCCTCCACCTGCAGGCTCTGTCGGATGGCCGCCATTTCCGCCCGCGCGACACCGGCATCATTCTGCCTGAGCTTGAGCAGCACATGGAACGCTTCGTCGTCGCGCCGTTTGGACATCAGCCAACGCGGACTGGTTGGCAAAAAAAACATCGTCAACACGAGGATGCCGGCCAACGGCGCCATGGACCCAAGCATCAGGCGCCAGCTGCCGGAATAGCTGAGCCCTGCATCGATCAGGTAGGCAACCAGGATGCCCACCATGATCGCCAGCTGGTAGCCGGAAATTAACGCCCCCCGACTACGCTCCGGCGAAATCTCCGATAGATAGATCGGCGCGATGTAGGAAGAAATACCCACGGCGATGCCGAGGATGGCCCGCATGCCGATAAGCATGTACGCCGAAACCGCCAGCGCGCAGCCGATCGCGCCCAGCACGAATACCACGCCACTGATGAGCAGGGTGATCCTGCGTCCGAAACGATGCGATAACCAACCGCCGGTGATCGCCCCCAGCGCCGCGCCCAGCATCATCGCGCTGACCACGAACTCCTGGATCACGTCCGAGGCACGGAACGCCTTGGCGATCAAGGGCAACGCGCCCGAGATAATGCCGATATCCATACCAAACAGCAGTCCGGCAAGTGCAGCGATGGGACCGACAATGTAGATGATGGGCACCGCCTTCTGGCGCCGCCCCATGGACACTTCGTGAGGAGTCACGACGCGTGCCTCACCGCTGGACTGATACATGTACTTCCCCTCGTAACCGATTGTATGGAGCGGTTGTCGACACATGCGGCGTCTCGCCCTCCGCGGGATGCCGCGCACAAAATCCGGCGCTTCACAACCGAGGCATCAGGCGGCCGTGTAGGCTGTTTTCACTGTCGTGTAGAACTCTGCGGCGTACCGTCCCTGTTCCCGTGCTCCGTAGCTCGATCCCTTGCGCCCACCAAATGCCACATGAGGATCGACGCCAGCGGTTGGCAGGTTGACCATCGCCATGCCTACCTGGGCGTGACGCTTGAAGTGGGTGGCGTGCTTCAGCGAGGTCGTGCAGATGCCGGCACACAACCCGAACTCCGTATCATTGGCCAGCGCCAGCGCATGGTCGTAACCATCCGCCGGCATGACGCAAGCGACCGGTCCGAAAATTTCTTCGGTGGCTATACGGTGACCAGGCTCGGCCGCAAACAAGGCGGGCTGCAGGTAGTAGCCTCGAGGGCCGGGATCCAGCTGCTCGCCGCCCCACAGCAAGGTGGCGCCT encodes the following:
- a CDS encoding sugar porter family MFS transporter, with amino-acid sequence MYQSSGEARVVTPHEVSMGRRQKAVPIIYIVGPIAALAGLLFGMDIGIISGALPLIAKAFRASDVIQEFVVSAMMLGAALGAITGGWLSHRFGRRITLLISGVVFVLGAIGCALAVSAYMLIGMRAILGIAVGISSYIAPIYLSEISPERSRGALISGYQLAIMVGILVAYLIDAGLSYSGSWRLMLGSMAPLAGILVLTMFFLPTSPRWLMSKRRDDEAFHVLLKLRQNDAGVARAEMAAIRQSLQVEGNGFRLFLKNGNFRRSTLLGMLLQFMQQFTGANVILYYAPKILGLAGIATGANRMWGTVAIGVLMALATFIAVSQVDRVGRKPLLYIGYAVMGACMLGMGVLFNVGLGTSFSAGIAIALLIAFVISYAMSAAPVVWILCSEIQPLNGRDFGVSCSTVTNWVSNFIVGATFLSLLTTLGTGLTFCVYAALNFLFIVLVFLLLPETKGVTLENIERKLMSGVRLRNIGV
- a CDS encoding alpha-N-arabinofuranosidase codes for the protein MKRTLVAAVAAMVLSTPAIAQITPAPTHVRLTVDLAHPGPVIEPAVEGQFAENLGRGIYDGIWVGPHSSVPNRNGYRTDVMDALKALHVPVIRWLGGCFADTYDWRDGIGPAAKRPKGINTNWGGVTDDNSFGTNEFMDYTEALGAAAYVSINLGSLPAYDARQWVQYMTAGGDSALAQERRANGRDKPWTNLKYVGYGNELWGCGGNMTAGYAADLFKRYATFVNPAPGAPDFVKVASGPSDADYAWTDTLMRDAAKQLGAISLHYYTLPGSSWEHKGSATGFSKDEWAATLSKARYMNTLIARHSAIMDKYDPDKKVALYVDEWGTWYDPQPGSHPGFLYQQNTLRDAEVAALTLDIFFRHTDRVKLAAIAQMVNVLQAMVLTEGDKMLLTPTYHVFHMYVPFQGATPYPATVSGPHYVEGKYDLPMVDASAARGTDGKLYLALVNLDPDRAAHVETGLSGTASGRILTGPKMDSHNTFAAPNTIHPVAYSGRSERGRLTFDLPARSVAVVAVDQK
- a CDS encoding aldose epimerase family protein, with the translated sequence MKNFHRCVMATLVCALLIPGVSLATSATRSIFGSMPDGRKVEAVKLQNDHGVSVTVIAYGARVQSLVTPDRNGHLADVALGYNTMAGYLSKRQFFGATVGRFANRIATGQFTLDGKHYQLTINDGPNSLHGGTEGFDTRLWQVTSVKQGPTASVTLSLVSPDGDQGYPGRLTATVTYSLGEENQLTIDARATTDKTTIVNISNHTYWNLDGAGSGTVMNQRLLIPADQITPVDKTQIPTGTFQSVAGTPFDFRHAKAIGQDIRDGRSSQLLIGKGYDMNWVISRTKSAEPRLVAQVESPASGRILRLYSRQPGLQFYSGNFLDGTTVGRSGHTYRQGDAFVLEPQIFPDTPNHPNFGSAELRPGQVYDNRIVYRFSTDKGGAKH